From one Haloferax marinisediminis genomic stretch:
- the pstB gene encoding phosphate ABC transporter ATP-binding protein PstB, with protein sequence MTGTEDPTNDEMLVQTDVSDGLSASSMSDTTNAETIIRADGVDVWYGDEQALQGISMEIPENSVTAMIGPSGCGKSTFLRCINRMNDLIDVARVEGSLTLRGKNVYDDDVDPVALRRRVGMVFQKPNPFPKSIYENVVYGLKIQGIDADYDEVVEESLKRAALWDEVKDRLHESGLDLSGGQQQRLCIARAIATDPEVLLMDEPASALDPVATSQIEDLVEELAEDYTVVIVTHNMQQAARISDKTAVFLTGGELVEFDDTQKIFENPESQRVEDYITGKFG encoded by the coding sequence ATGACCGGGACAGAGGACCCGACGAACGACGAGATGCTCGTCCAGACCGACGTCAGCGATGGACTGTCGGCGTCGTCGATGTCGGATACGACGAACGCGGAGACGATTATCCGCGCAGACGGTGTCGACGTCTGGTACGGTGACGAACAAGCACTTCAGGGCATCTCGATGGAGATTCCTGAAAACAGCGTGACCGCGATGATCGGTCCGTCTGGATGTGGGAAATCCACGTTCCTCCGGTGTATCAACCGGATGAACGACCTCATCGACGTCGCTCGTGTCGAAGGGTCGTTGACGCTTCGTGGCAAGAACGTCTACGACGACGACGTCGACCCGGTGGCACTCCGTCGCCGCGTCGGGATGGTCTTCCAGAAGCCCAACCCGTTCCCGAAGAGCATCTACGAGAACGTCGTCTACGGACTGAAGATTCAGGGCATCGACGCCGACTACGACGAAGTCGTCGAGGAGTCGCTCAAGCGCGCCGCCCTCTGGGACGAAGTCAAAGACCGTCTCCACGAGTCCGGTCTCGACCTCTCCGGTGGGCAACAACAGCGTCTCTGTATCGCTCGCGCGATTGCGACGGACCCGGAAGTCCTCCTGATGGACGAACCGGCATCTGCACTCGACCCGGTTGCAACCTCGCAGATCGAAGACCTCGTCGAAGAACTCGCCGAGGACTACACCGTCGTCATCGTCACCCACAACATGCAGCAGGCCGCACGTATCTCGGACAAGACCGCCGTGTTCCTCACGGGCGGTGAACTCGTCGAATTCGACGACACGCAGAAAATCTTCGAGAACCCCGAGAGTCAGCGCGTCGAAGACTACATCACCGGCAAGTTCGGATAA
- the pstC gene encoding phosphate ABC transporter permease subunit PstC — translation MRTDDLETDLTRKTENSPRELLTRSFFFLCAALSVVTTVSIVALLITEAAKFFSFTAPLMGVTGETASLVDFLTGTTWQIHNQEFGVLALVSATLMITIGSAIIALPLGVATAIYLSEYASTQARSVLKPALEILAGVPTVVYGFFALIYITPALGVVLPGIGTFNILSASIVVGIMIIPMVASISEDAMSAVPDDLRQAGYGMGATKFDVSTGIVVPAALSGIFSSFILALSRAIGETMAVTVAAGAQAKFLNPLDPSSYLEGALPMTAAMVQLLTGDITGGGLAYRSLFAIGLVLFVITLIMNIISDYVAQKYREVY, via the coding sequence ATGAGAACAGATGACCTCGAAACTGACCTCACGCGGAAGACGGAGAATTCTCCGCGTGAGTTGCTGACGCGGTCGTTCTTCTTTTTGTGCGCGGCGTTGTCCGTCGTGACGACCGTCAGCATCGTTGCACTCCTCATCACAGAGGCGGCGAAGTTCTTCAGCTTCACCGCCCCGCTGATGGGGGTCACGGGAGAAACAGCCTCACTCGTCGACTTCCTCACGGGAACGACGTGGCAGATTCACAATCAGGAGTTCGGTGTGCTGGCGCTCGTCTCGGCGACGCTGATGATTACCATCGGCTCCGCGATCATCGCGCTCCCACTCGGTGTCGCAACCGCGATTTACCTGAGTGAGTACGCGAGCACGCAAGCCCGGTCTGTTCTCAAGCCGGCGCTCGAAATCCTCGCTGGCGTTCCGACCGTCGTGTACGGGTTCTTCGCACTCATCTACATCACGCCTGCGCTGGGCGTCGTCTTACCCGGAATCGGGACGTTCAACATCCTCTCGGCGAGCATCGTCGTCGGCATCATGATTATCCCGATGGTCGCGTCCATCAGCGAAGACGCGATGTCCGCCGTCCCCGACGACCTTCGACAGGCTGGCTACGGGATGGGTGCGACGAAGTTCGACGTCTCGACCGGAATCGTCGTTCCGGCCGCGCTCTCGGGCATCTTCTCGTCGTTCATCCTCGCACTCTCGCGTGCCATCGGCGAGACGATGGCCGTCACCGTCGCGGCAGGTGCACAGGCGAAGTTCCTCAACCCGCTGGACCCCTCTTCGTATCTCGAAGGCGCGTTGCCGATGACCGCGGCGATGGTCCAACTGCTCACCGGTGACATCACCGGCGGCGGTCTGGCCTACCGCAGTCTGTTCGCAATCGGTCTCGTCCTCTTCGTCATCACGCTCATCATGAACATCATCAGCGACTACGTCGCACAGAAATACCGGGAGGTGTACTGA
- a CDS encoding 30S ribosomal protein S8e has protein sequence MKDQGRSKRKRTGGRLKPASNKKRYQLGREPAATTVGEPRFQVIDSRGNNEKLRMLSTNVAQVAEGAEVTQADIEGVVDNPSNVNYARRNIITKGSIIDTSAGRARVTSRPGQDGQVNAVLIDEE, from the coding sequence ATGAAGGACCAAGGACGCTCCAAGCGGAAGCGGACCGGTGGACGACTCAAGCCGGCGTCGAACAAGAAGCGCTACCAGCTGGGTCGTGAGCCCGCCGCCACGACGGTTGGCGAGCCTCGATTCCAGGTTATCGACTCCCGCGGAAACAACGAAAAGCTCCGCATGCTCTCGACCAACGTCGCACAGGTCGCTGAGGGTGCCGAGGTCACGCAGGCCGACATCGAAGGCGTCGTCGACAACCCGTCGAACGTCAACTACGCCCGCCGTAACATCATCACGAAGGGCTCCATCATCGACACGAGCGCCGGTCGTGCCCGCGTCACGTCCCGCCCCGGACAGGACGGACAGGTCAACGCAGTTCTCATCGACGAAGAGTAA
- a CDS encoding HAD family hydrolase — MSVSAVGFDLDYTLAVPTRDRETILSEAAAAAGAPPLSREAYLRAHQENLTRETRAPIFEALLAEHDSPVDPEHVATAYRERITDAVVPVSGVEAMLTGLRTTYRVGLLTNGPVVAQEDKIEKLGWFNHFDTALVTGALPAGKPDVRSFEALLDGLDTPPEETVYVGDSVHHDIAGAHDAGMLPVQVVGDDCDDPDPRAIAHIPRELLPTKLPELLADL; from the coding sequence ATGTCAGTCAGCGCGGTCGGGTTCGACCTCGACTACACACTCGCAGTTCCGACGCGGGACCGCGAGACAATCCTCTCAGAGGCAGCGGCAGCAGCAGGCGCGCCGCCGCTCTCTCGGGAGGCGTATCTCCGGGCACATCAAGAGAATCTCACACGCGAGACGCGCGCGCCGATTTTCGAGGCGCTCCTCGCAGAGCACGACTCCCCTGTCGACCCTGAACACGTGGCGACGGCGTACCGTGAGCGTATCACGGACGCAGTCGTCCCCGTCAGTGGTGTCGAAGCGATGCTCACCGGCCTCCGGACGACCTACCGGGTCGGTCTCCTCACAAACGGCCCGGTCGTCGCACAGGAAGACAAAATCGAGAAACTCGGGTGGTTCAACCACTTCGATACGGCGCTCGTGACCGGTGCGCTCCCCGCAGGGAAACCGGACGTTCGGTCGTTCGAGGCCCTCCTCGACGGACTCGACACACCACCCGAAGAGACCGTCTACGTCGGAGACAGTGTCCATCACGATATCGCGGGCGCACACGACGCCGGGATGCTTCCGGTGCAGGTGGTCGGTGACGACTGTGACGACCCCGACCCGCGCGCCATCGCGCACATCCCCCGCGAGCTGTTGCCGACGAAGCTTCCCGAACTCCTCGCAGACCTCTAG
- the pstA gene encoding phosphate ABC transporter permease PstA → MATQNDTDQIEGFGQVSRTTGTIFRYLLMGATMFGIVTLAILLVYVANDALQPLTADAGWYLVFFVTLVAPAVLVGAYLYRTNIEALKLGSMVVGMLAVTLMFSGGVAILFVDIIPPLVSLSYVIGLLVAIGAVVIMTKYEDKIPFTVRVAATGAIFFLSLFGIPGYYHSIPEMVQKIPVIPTEWVIVTLVFGGIGAVVVGQYFARIRENTKVGIVAGAAALGATGLAAASGMFTGVNPTALAVVTAGAFVPTAAYAGGAALTRERERIGLLFAAVIIFGSLVGAGVVDALGFAGPQSWVNWQFLTSPHSGSAENAGLYPAIGGSILLMITVAALSFPIGVGSAVYLEEYAPDNTFTRFIDVNISNLAGVPSVVYGLLGLGVFVTYLGQPTGTVLIGGATLALLILPIVIISSREAIRSVPQDMRQASYGMGATRWQTVKNVVLPEAFPGILTGTILALGRAIGETAPLIMIGAPNVLFSLPTELSSKVSAMPLQVYAWSSLFASEDFYTKAVPAGVVVLLAVLLAMNSVAIVLRNKFESES, encoded by the coding sequence ATGGCAACCCAGAACGATACCGACCAGATAGAAGGGTTCGGCCAAGTCAGCAGAACGACCGGCACCATCTTCCGGTACCTCCTCATGGGGGCGACGATGTTCGGCATCGTCACGCTGGCCATCCTCCTCGTCTACGTCGCAAACGACGCACTGCAACCGCTCACCGCAGACGCGGGCTGGTATCTCGTCTTCTTCGTCACGCTCGTCGCACCGGCGGTCCTCGTCGGCGCGTACCTGTACCGAACGAACATCGAGGCGCTCAAACTCGGTTCGATGGTCGTCGGCATGCTGGCGGTGACGCTGATGTTCAGCGGTGGTGTCGCCATCCTCTTCGTGGACATCATCCCGCCGCTCGTCAGTCTCTCCTACGTAATCGGTCTCCTCGTTGCCATCGGGGCCGTCGTCATCATGACCAAATACGAGGACAAAATCCCGTTCACCGTGCGTGTCGCGGCGACAGGCGCTATCTTCTTCCTGTCGCTGTTCGGGATTCCGGGCTACTACCACAGCATTCCGGAGATGGTCCAAAAGATTCCGGTCATCCCGACCGAGTGGGTCATCGTCACGCTCGTCTTCGGCGGTATCGGCGCCGTCGTCGTCGGCCAGTACTTCGCTCGCATTCGTGAGAACACGAAGGTGGGCATCGTCGCCGGCGCTGCAGCACTCGGTGCAACTGGACTCGCTGCGGCATCCGGGATGTTCACCGGCGTCAACCCGACTGCACTCGCAGTCGTCACGGCCGGCGCGTTCGTTCCAACCGCCGCCTACGCTGGCGGCGCTGCACTCACGCGCGAACGAGAACGAATCGGACTGCTGTTCGCGGCCGTCATCATCTTCGGGTCGCTCGTCGGTGCTGGTGTGGTCGACGCGCTCGGCTTCGCCGGCCCACAGTCGTGGGTCAACTGGCAGTTCCTCACGAGCCCACACAGTGGCTCGGCCGAAAACGCCGGTCTCTACCCCGCAATCGGCGGCTCCATCCTCCTGATGATTACGGTGGCCGCGCTCTCGTTCCCAATCGGTGTTGGGTCGGCGGTGTACCTCGAAGAGTACGCCCCGGACAACACCTTCACCCGCTTTATCGACGTCAACATCTCGAACCTCGCTGGCGTCCCGTCCGTCGTGTACGGGCTTCTCGGGCTGGGTGTGTTCGTCACGTATCTCGGCCAACCAACGGGGACGGTCCTCATCGGCGGTGCGACGCTCGCGCTGCTCATCCTCCCAATCGTCATCATCTCCTCGCGGGAGGCGATTCGCTCTGTTCCCCAGGATATGCGACAGGCATCCTACGGGATGGGCGCGACGCGCTGGCAGACCGTCAAGAACGTCGTCCTCCCCGAGGCGTTCCCGGGAATCCTCACCGGGACCATCCTCGCACTGGGTCGGGCAATCGGTGAGACCGCACCGCTCATCATGATCGGTGCGCCGAACGTCCTGTTCAGTCTCCCGACCGAACTCAGTTCGAAGGTAAGCGCGATGCCACTCCAGGTGTACGCGTGGTCGAGTCTGTTCGCCAGCGAGGACTTCTACACGAAGGCAGTGCCAGCGGGCGTCGTCGTGTTGCTCGCGGTCCTCCTCGCGATGAACTCCGTAGCAATCGTCCTCAGGAACAAGTTCGAAAGCGAAAGCTAA
- a CDS encoding PstS family phosphate ABC transporter substrate-binding protein gives MTHESDDVLSRRKFLIASGAAGIVGLAGCTENNSGSSEGGNSGGSDGGSEGGDSETLSGPVDIAGSSTVFPLATAMAERFRGENPDVNINIQSTGSGGGFANYFCTGDTDFNNASRPIDSEEEDQCASNDVTPVELKVATDALTVIVNNDNDFLGEGLTVEQLQTIFSAEAQPETWSDVNSDWPEEPIEIFGPTDASGTYDYFIEAIIGEEGPGHRQDYSATEQDRTIIQGVEGSEFAIGYMGFAYYTENTDSVQAVAIENDAGEFVEPSLDTALSGEYNPLSRPLFTYPATESLAEPQVAEFARYWMENSTSKEIVADEVGYVPLGEDEQQEMLDRLNSAIEEAN, from the coding sequence ATGACGCACGAATCGGATGACGTCCTGTCTCGGCGCAAATTCTTGATTGCTTCCGGCGCGGCTGGCATCGTTGGCCTCGCTGGATGTACCGAGAACAACTCCGGCAGTTCGGAGGGCGGCAACTCCGGTGGCTCGGACGGTGGCTCCGAGGGCGGCGACAGCGAGACGCTCTCGGGTCCGGTCGACATCGCCGGTTCTTCGACGGTGTTCCCACTGGCCACCGCGATGGCCGAGCGCTTCCGTGGAGAGAACCCCGATGTCAACATCAACATCCAGTCGACGGGGTCCGGTGGCGGCTTCGCGAACTACTTCTGTACCGGGGATACGGACTTCAACAACGCCTCGCGCCCCATCGACTCGGAAGAAGAAGACCAGTGTGCGAGCAACGACGTCACGCCCGTCGAGCTCAAGGTCGCAACCGACGCTCTGACCGTCATCGTCAACAACGACAACGACTTCCTCGGCGAGGGCCTCACCGTCGAACAGCTCCAGACCATCTTCTCGGCTGAGGCACAGCCCGAGACGTGGTCCGACGTCAACTCTGACTGGCCGGAAGAGCCCATCGAAATCTTCGGTCCCACTGACGCATCCGGCACCTACGACTACTTCATCGAGGCCATCATCGGCGAAGAAGGCCCGGGCCACCGCCAGGACTACTCTGCAACCGAACAGGACCGCACCATCATCCAGGGTGTCGAAGGCTCCGAGTTCGCCATCGGCTACATGGGCTTCGCGTACTACACCGAGAACACCGACTCCGTGCAGGCGGTCGCCATCGAGAACGACGCCGGCGAATTCGTCGAACCGTCGCTCGACACCGCACTCTCCGGCGAGTACAACCCGCTCTCGCGCCCACTCTTCACGTACCCCGCCACGGAGTCCCTCGCGGAGCCGCAGGTCGCTGAGTTCGCTCGCTACTGGATGGAGAACTCCACGAGCAAGGAAATCGTCGCCGACGAAGTCGGCTACGTCCCGCTCGGCGAAGACGAACAGCAAGAGATGCTCGACAGGCTCAATTCGGCCATCGAAGAGGCTAACTGA
- a CDS encoding DNA double-strand break repair nuclease NurA yields the protein MTLDPVHVDDIASMASSIADSVDDTDYEDLARTVWESWLDPLSPVGDGRPIIEPIGEQRLNAANVDDIALVDAPFPTVHGLDSGTINPTTFKNGLVLDVAHAAMAAEPSDLDLHRARSIVMTAHTRDSFSIFDTDEWTKSDRGYARKRILRAPRVNRYAEGVVHALSLYLAESAHALEHADEVSDLLILDGPIYPKQLLNWRDRDAELNDLARDAKPKAIVQNYVRLVERFAERDVPLAGFVKNPGAKHIVRTVQNHFRENESGDVPWVDDASFFVRLLERRDGPDADDRRTESLTFTNWFISRGGSDRQMSADGDAFGVERKLDPEAYTVTFFVLYDPRTDVCYRVEAPYVFTKDEERREKLMRHMVRDVAATRGPPLAVEKADELARVSVGEKAALRRKLAEKLGSDQMKSYDNVRWVDADE from the coding sequence ATGACCCTCGACCCCGTCCACGTGGACGACATCGCCTCCATGGCGAGTTCCATCGCCGACTCGGTCGACGACACCGACTACGAGGACCTCGCGCGGACGGTCTGGGAATCGTGGCTGGACCCGCTCTCGCCGGTCGGTGACGGACGACCGATTATCGAACCCATCGGCGAGCAACGACTCAACGCTGCGAACGTAGACGACATCGCACTCGTCGACGCGCCGTTTCCGACCGTCCACGGCCTCGATTCGGGGACCATCAACCCGACGACGTTCAAGAACGGACTCGTCCTCGACGTGGCCCACGCCGCGATGGCGGCCGAACCATCGGACCTCGACCTCCACCGCGCACGGTCCATCGTCATGACTGCGCACACCCGCGACTCGTTCTCGATTTTCGACACCGACGAGTGGACGAAATCGGACCGTGGATACGCCCGAAAGCGCATCCTCCGCGCGCCACGAGTCAACCGCTACGCCGAGGGTGTCGTCCACGCGCTGTCGCTGTATCTCGCCGAAAGCGCTCACGCACTCGAACACGCGGACGAGGTCTCTGACCTCCTCATCCTCGACGGGCCCATCTACCCGAAACAACTCCTGAACTGGCGGGACCGCGACGCGGAACTCAACGACCTCGCCCGTGACGCGAAACCGAAGGCAATCGTTCAGAACTACGTCCGACTGGTCGAGCGGTTCGCCGAACGCGACGTTCCGCTCGCTGGATTCGTGAAGAACCCCGGCGCGAAGCACATCGTCCGCACGGTCCAGAACCACTTCCGCGAGAACGAGTCTGGCGACGTGCCGTGGGTCGACGACGCCTCGTTCTTCGTCAGGTTGCTCGAACGGCGCGACGGACCGGACGCAGACGACCGGCGAACGGAGTCGTTGACGTTCACGAACTGGTTCATCTCACGCGGCGGGTCGGACCGTCAGATGAGCGCCGATGGAGACGCGTTCGGCGTCGAGCGGAAGCTGGACCCCGAAGCGTACACGGTCACGTTCTTCGTGCTGTACGACCCGCGGACGGACGTCTGTTACCGGGTCGAAGCGCCATACGTGTTCACGAAGGACGAAGAACGCCGTGAGAAGCTGATGCGCCACATGGTGCGCGACGTGGCCGCGACACGCGGCCCACCACTCGCTGTCGAGAAGGCAGACGAGTTAGCGCGAGTGAGTGTCGGAGAGAAGGCTGCACTCAGACGGAAACTCGCCGAGAAGCTCGGGTCAGACCAGATGAAAAGCTACGACAACGTCCGCTGGGTCGACGCCGACGAGTAA
- a CDS encoding DUF7113 family protein yields MLLVRGHGGGTALTGTIFERGEEAPTYRGAPDEAAPYVWVCDEFYEVESGGSETEIDGRSIRVAFDTPMPRGFDTREQALVAAKEHIRTQFARVGVDSDAVRIEVVRPDEEGRPEEAP; encoded by the coding sequence ATGCTTCTAGTCCGCGGTCACGGTGGGGGAACGGCACTCACCGGAACGATATTCGAACGAGGTGAGGAAGCGCCCACCTACCGCGGTGCCCCCGACGAAGCGGCACCGTACGTCTGGGTCTGCGACGAGTTCTACGAGGTCGAAAGCGGCGGCAGCGAGACGGAAATCGACGGCCGGTCTATCAGAGTCGCGTTCGACACGCCGATGCCGCGCGGATTCGACACCCGCGAGCAGGCGCTCGTCGCGGCCAAAGAACACATTCGAACACAGTTCGCACGCGTCGGCGTCGACTCCGACGCCGTCCGTATCGAGGTCGTCAGACCCGACGAAGAGGGTCGCCCCGAAGAGGCGCCGTAA
- a CDS encoding phosphate uptake regulator PhoU produces the protein MVETRKVQVTGGSTYTVSIPKDWATENGVSAGSEVEFYPEGDSLFLTPRSEEERTEGTLDISNLEGDELTRAVMTMYVSGFDIIALESGRITTDQRRTIREATQSLVGLEVLEETRDRVVIRDLLDSSELSIHNAVTRMRLIALSMLEDAIAAIAEMDEDLAHDVIQRDDDVDRLWMVVSRIFRATLRTPKAAEELGLPREVCFDYQSAARQLERIADHATKIAHLSLNFEQPVSEEIIAAIEELFEEAKKVVNGGMDALFAEDSNEAARLANEARESVQAIDERARKIDELLRDLDPARAQLLGLIVDSVSRSADYGGNIAETALQKAAPTP, from the coding sequence ATGGTCGAAACCCGAAAGGTGCAGGTGACGGGCGGTTCCACCTACACTGTCTCTATCCCGAAAGACTGGGCGACCGAGAACGGCGTCTCCGCTGGGAGCGAAGTCGAATTTTATCCAGAGGGTGATTCGTTGTTCTTGACTCCCCGGTCCGAAGAGGAACGAACCGAAGGGACGCTCGACATCTCGAACCTCGAAGGTGACGAACTCACGCGCGCGGTGATGACGATGTACGTCAGTGGATTCGACATCATCGCGTTGGAGAGTGGACGCATCACGACCGACCAGCGTCGGACGATTCGCGAGGCGACACAGAGCCTCGTCGGTCTCGAAGTCCTCGAAGAGACTCGTGACCGCGTCGTCATCCGTGACTTGCTGGACTCTTCTGAACTCTCCATCCACAACGCGGTCACGCGTATGCGACTCATCGCACTCTCGATGCTCGAAGACGCCATCGCCGCAATCGCGGAGATGGACGAAGACCTCGCCCACGACGTCATCCAGCGAGACGACGACGTCGACCGCCTCTGGATGGTCGTCTCTCGTATCTTCCGTGCGACGCTCCGAACCCCGAAGGCGGCAGAGGAACTCGGCCTGCCCCGTGAGGTGTGTTTCGACTACCAGTCCGCCGCACGACAACTCGAACGCATCGCCGACCACGCGACGAAGATTGCACACCTCTCGTTGAACTTCGAACAACCGGTGAGCGAGGAGATTATCGCGGCTATCGAGGAACTGTTCGAAGAGGCGAAAAAGGTCGTCAACGGCGGCATGGATGCGCTCTTCGCCGAAGACAGCAACGAAGCAGCGCGGCTCGCGAACGAGGCTCGTGAATCCGTGCAAGCAATCGACGAACGCGCCCGCAAAATCGACGAACTGCTCCGTGACCTCGACCCGGCACGGGCCCAACTCCTCGGGCTCATCGTCGACTCCGTCTCGCGGAGCGCCGACTACGGTGGCAACATCGCCGAGACGGCACTCCAGAAAGCGGCACCGACCCCCTGA
- a CDS encoding ATP-binding protein — translation MTDLGDFNDFVGDDSDETDRDEREGRRPSGGDSSDDTEQADDEYASTSSVATANGGSGLQFEEYDAEPTGTERGLGAIAVSQGLRVSEDHERTILRAFVTAGNREHVRLGKYLIVPYPDDELLFCRIVGLEYAQEFQTDDATEIHARRAMRQPLDEFEERDFKFMAELEPIAVLFSDRGELKRRMVDRVPKPGATVGEATDATQIKTGLKIPEDGVFLGHLSVGGEKVRTAAQPPTIDYRLKDDYSDGDPLVFRHTLVAGGTGSGKTHGSKNILRQYLSPERTYEMDDGREVQTAVVQFDPQDEYAQMHDDNPDMDDETARRYEREGIAHGGHDDTLALVPKMAGSSYAGSNHRSEQLEFTIPFSMARDLPWLVAGSSLNDNQYPALLELLNRFFRDYGDSGTYREFLTFLDDPALKEELDESGRVHEATFDAVKRRVRGVPNGVFDQDARPITELDHELVRPGGLTVVPTYHLSSSRAKELFVLAVSALLIDDKLSNDPSSERIKETPLVLGMDEAHNFLTNADTVQARKVIEKFTEAAKQGRKERLGLFLITQDPQDIADSVFKQVNTKVVLNLGDEDAIKSVNIPPNLEDKVPYMEKGQMVVYSPDNSEPVELKGLSTCVTRHGD, via the coding sequence ATGACCGACCTGGGGGACTTCAACGATTTCGTCGGCGACGACTCCGACGAGACGGACCGAGACGAACGCGAGGGTCGACGTCCCTCGGGTGGAGACAGTTCCGACGACACCGAACAGGCGGATGACGAGTACGCGTCGACATCGTCTGTGGCCACCGCGAACGGCGGCAGTGGCCTCCAGTTCGAGGAGTACGACGCCGAACCCACTGGGACCGAACGCGGCCTCGGTGCAATCGCCGTCTCGCAGGGACTCCGCGTCTCCGAAGACCACGAACGGACGATTCTCCGGGCGTTCGTCACGGCCGGGAACCGCGAACACGTTCGTCTCGGGAAGTACCTCATCGTCCCCTACCCCGACGACGAACTGCTGTTCTGCCGCATCGTCGGCCTCGAATACGCCCAGGAGTTCCAGACCGACGACGCCACCGAGATTCACGCCCGGCGCGCGATGCGCCAACCGCTCGACGAGTTCGAAGAGCGTGACTTCAAATTCATGGCCGAACTCGAACCCATCGCCGTCCTCTTTTCGGACCGTGGCGAGCTCAAGCGCCGAATGGTCGACCGAGTGCCTAAACCCGGTGCGACGGTCGGCGAGGCCACCGACGCGACGCAAATCAAGACCGGACTGAAGATTCCGGAAGACGGCGTCTTCCTCGGACACCTCTCCGTCGGCGGCGAGAAGGTTCGAACCGCGGCACAACCGCCGACCATCGACTACCGACTGAAAGACGACTACTCCGACGGCGACCCCCTCGTGTTCCGGCACACGCTCGTCGCGGGTGGCACAGGCTCCGGGAAGACCCACGGGTCGAAGAACATCCTTCGGCAGTACCTCTCACCCGAGCGAACGTACGAGATGGACGACGGACGCGAGGTTCAGACGGCAGTCGTGCAGTTCGACCCGCAAGACGAGTACGCACAGATGCACGACGACAACCCGGACATGGACGACGAAACCGCCCGGCGCTACGAGCGCGAGGGAATCGCCCACGGCGGCCACGACGACACACTCGCACTCGTCCCGAAGATGGCCGGGTCGTCGTACGCCGGGTCGAACCACCGCTCAGAGCAGTTGGAGTTCACGATTCCCTTCTCGATGGCTCGCGACCTCCCGTGGTTGGTCGCCGGCAGTAGCCTCAACGACAACCAGTACCCGGCACTCCTCGAACTGCTCAATCGATTCTTCCGCGACTACGGCGACAGCGGAACCTACCGTGAGTTCCTGACGTTCCTCGACGACCCTGCGCTCAAAGAGGAACTCGACGAATCGGGGCGCGTCCACGAAGCGACGTTCGACGCGGTGAAGCGGCGCGTTCGCGGTGTCCCAAACGGCGTGTTCGACCAAGACGCCCGACCAATCACGGAACTCGACCACGAACTCGTCCGCCCCGGTGGTCTGACCGTCGTTCCGACCTATCACCTCTCGTCGAGTCGAGCGAAGGAACTGTTCGTCCTCGCCGTCTCCGCACTGCTCATCGACGACAAACTCTCGAACGACCCGTCCAGTGAGCGAATCAAGGAGACGCCGCTGGTGCTCGGGATGGACGAAGCACACAACTTCTTGACCAACGCCGACACTGTGCAGGCGCGAAAGGTCATCGAGAAGTTCACCGAGGCGGCCAAGCAGGGCCGAAAAGAGCGTCTCGGCTTGTTCCTCATCACACAGGACCCACAGGATATCGCCGACTCCGTGTTCAAACAGGTGAACACCAAAGTCGTGCTCAACCTCGGCGACGAAGACGCCATCAAGAGCGTCAACATCCCGCCCAACCTCGAAGACAAGGTGCCGTACATGGAGAAAGGCCAGATGGTCGTCTACTCGCCGGACAACTCCGAACCGGTCGAACTGAAAGGCCTCTCGACCTGTGTGACACGGCACGGCGACTAA
- a CDS encoding DUF2240 family protein, which translates to MSLDVTVAVPFRQHGSTRLGEGEFVVALSLDRDWFSPDQAKRLIDLAAGRGLVERDDGDVVATFDPADVQIPEEFEPDASVLREQSAFEQILDACVAAGIEKQAAVAGINERQSNLGVTAEAAAVLFARENGVDVDEAATKAKHGLSK; encoded by the coding sequence ATGAGTCTCGACGTCACCGTCGCCGTTCCCTTCCGTCAGCACGGGTCGACTCGACTCGGCGAAGGCGAGTTCGTCGTCGCCCTGTCACTCGACCGCGACTGGTTCTCACCCGACCAAGCGAAGCGCCTCATCGACCTCGCCGCGGGTCGCGGGCTCGTCGAACGCGACGATGGCGATGTCGTCGCGACGTTCGACCCCGCCGACGTACAGATTCCCGAGGAGTTCGAACCCGACGCGTCCGTGCTCCGAGAGCAGTCTGCGTTCGAGCAGATTCTCGACGCCTGCGTCGCTGCTGGCATCGAAAAACAGGCTGCCGTCGCCGGCATCAACGAGCGACAGTCGAACCTCGGTGTGACCGCCGAGGCGGCAGCAGTCCTCTTCGCCCGCGAGAACGGCGTCGATGTCGACGAGGCGGCGACGAAGGCGAAACACGGGTTGTCGAAGTAA